A stretch of the Nothobranchius furzeri strain GRZ-AD chromosome 5, NfurGRZ-RIMD1, whole genome shotgun sequence genome encodes the following:
- the tmem220 gene encoding transmembrane protein 220 yields the protein MGEVNNVKNSKPRLLTVWKTCNAVMSLFFTLASYVQINDPDAGLWMVGYGVPAVLCALIGFRPHVTESLPWRRVADLHVMISSAVISMLGWKLYTGPVTHIFHQEEGREFSGLMLMAVWLLLCRHSGRAPVGMLRVSTAVAITVFPIVAWLYYYTNKELRSNWPSHCKTAI from the exons ATGGGAGAAGTTAATAACGTGAAGAACTCAAAGCCACGGCTTCTGACTGTCTGGAAAACCTGCAACGCTGTTATGTCTTTATTCTTCACCCTCGCATCATACGTCCAG ATAAATGACCCGGATGCAGGTCTATGGATG GTGGGTTATGGTGTTCCTGCAGTCCTGTGTGCGTTAATTGGCTTCAGACCGCACGTGACAG AGTCTTTGCCCTGGAGGCGCGTTGCTGACCTTCATGTGATGATCTCTAGTGCAGTTATCTCCATGTtagggtggaaactttacacaggCCCAGTCACTCACATCTTCCACCAGGAGGAGGGCAG AGAATTTTCTGGTCTCATGCTGATGGCTGTTTGGCTCCTCCTGTGTCGCCACTCTGGAAG AGCTCCTGTTGGGATGCTGCGTGTGTCTACAGCTGTTGCCATCACAGTTTTTCCTATTGTAGCCTGGCTGTATTACTACACCAATAAGGAGCTGAGATCAAACTGGCCTTCACATTGTAAAACTGCTATTTAG